The DNA sequence CGGGGAGGTGGAGATGAACGGTGCGTGGGGCCAGGATGGACAAGGAGGACGAATCAGCGATGGGGCCTCCCTGAGCTCAGTTCTGGGTGGGCGGGTTTTCCCGggcaagtggggtgggggtggggggggtggatgTCTGCAGCAGGGAGGCGTCACACAGTCCAGGAAAGAGGGCAGGGGGCGAGGTGGGCAGAAGCGGGGCAGGCGACCCAAATCCAGCCATGGAGAGGGTCTAGGCGCGGCCTGGGGCGGGGTTGCGGGCGTGTGTGCGGGATCTGCGGAGTCGGGATGTGGCGGACGGGCCTGGTTCCCGCAAGCGCGTGGGGAGAGATTAGAagacccggggcgggggggtagGGCGGCGGCCGAGGGGCGGTGGGCCCGGGCCTAGAAGGCGGAGCGCTGACCCGCCGCCGTCCGCAGACGGGAAGCTCTACGACGCCTACGTCTCCTACAGCGACAGCCCCGAGGACCGGAAGTTCGTGAACTTCATCCTGAAGCCACAGCTAGAGAGGCGTCGAGGCTACAAGCTGTGCCTGGACGACCGCGATCTCCTGCCGCGCGCGGGTACcgcgggccccgcccccggcccccgcgggccccgcccccggccccgccccgtcTCGCTCCGGGTCCCGCCCCGTTCTGGGCCCGAGCCCCGCCCTCCCCCGCCCAGGGCCCCGCCCCCGTCCCGAGACCGGGCCCCGCCCTCCCACGGACCCGCCCCGttctggccccgcccccgcccctcggccccgcccctcctcGGCCCAGCCGACGCCCGGTTCCCGCAGAGCCCTCGGCGGACCTCCTGGTGAATCTGAGCCGCTGCCGGCGCCTCATCGTGGTGCTGTCGGACGCCTTCCTGGGCCGGGCCTGGTGCAGCCACAGCTTCCGGTGGGTCCCGCGCGGGGTTGGGTGGGCCCCCAGGCGCGTCCGCCCTAACGGTCCCGCCCCCGCAGGGAGGGCCTGTGCCGGCTACTGGAGCTCACGCGCAGACCCATCTTCATCACCTTCGAGGGGCAGAGGCGCGACCCCGTGCACCCCGCGCTCCGCCTGCTGCGCCAGCACCGCCACCTGGTGACCCTGCTGCTCTGGAGGCCCGGCTCCGTGGTgcggagaggggagtggggaggggcccGGAAATAGGGCTGGGTGGTACAGGGCTGCAGAGAGGGGCTCTTCCGTGGGCATCTGTATGGTACGGGGTTTGTGCATGGGACCCCGTGGGTGAGGGCTCTGTGGCCTGCTGCCCAGAAGAGGGGCTTCCTTTGAGATCCCTGGAGCCAGGTGAAAGCACCTTTCCAGGTGTGCTCTTTGGAGCCAAGGTGACTAGGCTGACGGCCCCGTCCTGGCCCCCAGGCACCTTCTTCAGATTTTTGGAAAGAGCTGCAGCTGGCCCTGCCACGGAAGGTGCAGTACCGAGCAATGGAGGGCGACCCCCAGACCCGGCTGCAGGATGACAAAGACCCCATGCTTGTTGTACAAGGCCACGTCCGGGAGGGTAGGACCCTGAACCTGGAGCTGGACCCTGACCCCGAGGGGGACCTGGGTATGCTCACCTGGCCCCACCCCTGACCCTGAGAACCTTGGCCTGGGCTGGagcagtgtgtgtggggggtgtccACAGGGATGAGGAGCCCAGAAAGGGGTCCGGGTGGATAGGACTCCTCCCTGCAGGCCATAGATTGCCTTGACCCCCCAGCACACCCTCATTGCCTCTTTCCTGGGGGCACTTGGGCCCAAGGCCTGCCTGGGAACCTCCAGGACCTCAGATGCCACCATGCAGGAGGGTGAGCAGGGAGTGACCCCCGGCAGAAGTCAGCCTGTGGGCAGCCCAGCTTTAGGCCTGGTGGTACCCTCTTCCCAGGTGTCCGAGGGCCAATCTTTGGGGAGCCATTAGCTCCACCACATGCAAGCGGGGTGTCACTTGGAGAGGGCCGGGGCAGTGAGGTGGATGTCTCAGACCTCGGCTCCCGCAACTACAGCGCCCGCACGGACTTCTACTGCCTGGTGTCCGAGGATGACGTGTAGCCCCCACCCACCAGAACAGCAGGATCTTCAAGGATAGCcgggtgcagggtggggtggggtctttCTCCTCTTAGCAGGACTACCAGCCCTGAGACCCTCAGAGAAGGGGAGTTGCTCCAATGTGCCTCCTTGTACCAGAAAATAAAGTCCTTTTAGATCCTGCCTGGGCCTCAACCTCTCAGCCTCCTCACTTCCGTCTCGGCCTGTCCATGGCCCTCAGCCCGCCCCTTTCTCATTGCCACATCCACTGGGTCATAAATCTGGCTGTCCCTGCCGTCCTGACCTCCATTCTCCATCCTGAGCCAGCTCAGAGACATCTCCTGTAGTAGCCTCTTTAGGTCTGTCTACTTGGGGACATGACTGTCCCCAGCCCTATTCTGATCCAGCcaggtcctgggggagggggcaggccccTTAGTCTTCCTGTTCTGAGATTTTAAGGAAGAAGTCTTTTGttgtaaaaaaaatatgagtGGGCCTGGTTTGGCGACATGGGATTTCAGGACTCAGTCGGATAGTGTGAGTCCATGGTCAGGACACCCCAGGCCCAgcgaggaagggcagagagaggtgtTGGGCGCGTTTGCTGCATGAGGACAGTCCAGCAGGGCAGCACCGAAGCCAGGAGAGATCGCAGCTCTCCCAGGAGTGGTCACTTCTCTGTGTACAAggcccccagctctgctgtgtCTGGGCGTCAGCTGGCATCAAGGCTGACTCTGCTGTCTGCCCTGTTCCCTCCACTCTCGCCAGCTCTCCCTGAGGGATACCCTCTCTTCCTTGTTCTGGGCCTTCTGACCTGGAGAAGCCTCTGGGTGTGCTCAGGGTGTGAGTATCCTCAGGGGCAGGCGTGGTTGTGCTCAGGGATTCTGCTGAGTCCCTGGCTTGGACCCCCAGGTTGGGGCAGCCGATGAAAATTGCAGGGCTGTGTTCATGGCCACCTTTATTCCCAGCACTGGCAGTTGCCAGCTCTGCCCATGTGACCTGGTCACCAACCCACACACCAGAGAGCCTCAAGCCCTGCCCTACCCCTGCCCTATAGAAGCCAAGTCCCTGCAACCAGCCCCCCGTCCCCTCCCTGGTGCCCTAGGCCCTTCAAAGTCGCACACGGGCTCCAGAGAGAGGCCCCAGGCCATCAGCCTTCTCCCGCCGGGCTGGCCAGTGAGCAGCGCAGAGCTGAACCTGTCCCTTGGAGGCTGGGCCACGTTgcatcttcctcctccaggaaggcctcaCCTATGGGCCCAGGAAGTCCTCCTTTCGATAGCCCTTCTGCAGTGGAGAGGGGGCCTAGAGTTAGGGTGCCTGCCTTCTGggccctgctctccccaggtcccACCCTTCCTGGTCTGGGCCTAGAcccctctctctgggtctctggtcTCCTCTCTTGTGTTTCCCACTTCCTGAGTCTCGTGCCCCACAGGGGTTCCTGGGTCCGTCCCCCCAcccactaccccccccccccccgctgccacCCCGATGTCCTGCACCCAGGTGAACACCGGTGGCCCTGCCTGCCCTGGATCACCAGAACATACCGCCCGGAAGTCTCGGTGGAGCTTGTTGTACTGCCACAGGTTGGCTAAGAGGCTGGAGGCCGCTCGGGAGGACTTCTCACTGTCGGGGCTGGCAGGGAGCAGCAGTCAGCAGAGTGACAGGCTGGGCCatggggaggggtgctggggggagggacTCACCTGTCCCGCTTCTTCTTGATGAAGACCAGCTTTCGGAGCCCGTCAAAGTAGAGCAAGTCTCGGGCGGCAATGGGACTGGCCACCACCAGGTTGTTGAGCACAGCTATGATGTTGACCAGCACGTCGGCTGGGGGACACTTCTCACCCACGCTTCCAGGAAGCTTCTCAATCAAGTGACTCACCACCTTGGTGGCTGCCGGGAGGCCAGGAGGTCAGGGGGGCGGGCAGCTCGCCTCCACCTCCACTCCCAGCCGCCGTAGCACTTGTGGTCCCCCCCACCTCCCGTCTATTTGCCCAGCTCTAGCTTGCCAGAGGCCAGCCCAAATGGACAGCAGAAAAGAAGATCCAGGTGTGAGCCCAGCTAGGCAGGGTGAGGGCAGAACCCAGGCTTCAGGGTGGCCTGACTCACACATCTCATCCTTGTTTCTGGCATTCCGAGACAGGTTTCGGATGAGGCCAGTGAGCGAGCGCAGCTGGTGGTGGTCAGCGGTCCGAACCCGGTCCAGCAGCGGGTTCAGGATACGCTCCTGCTCCAGAGCCAGGCGGCTCAGCACGCCCGCCCACTGCAGGTGGGAGAGGAGCTGGTGAGCGCAGGTGAAGCCCCAGCCCCGTGGCCTGCACTCCCGGCtggctcttctctctgt is a window from the Ursus arctos isolate Adak ecotype North America unplaced genomic scaffold, UrsArc2.0 scaffold_23, whole genome shotgun sequence genome containing:
- the SIGIRR gene encoding single Ig IL-1-related receptor isoform X6; protein product: MANHWVLSLVKDNLSEVLVSSVLGVNLTRAEDYGVFTCSIRNVSSSSVTLWRAGPAGHVAAVLASLLVLLALLLAALLYVKCRLNVLLWYQDAYGEVEMNDGKLYDAYVSYSDSPEDRKFVNFILKPQLERRRGYKLCLDDRDLLPRAEPSADLLVNLSRCRRLIVVLSDAFLGRAWCSHSFREGLCRLLELTRRPIFITFEGQRRDPVHPALRLLRQHRHLVTLLLWRPGSVAPSSDFWKELQLALPRKVQYRAMEGDPQTRLQDDKDPMLVVQGHVREGRTLNLELDPDPEGDLGVRGPIFGEPLAPPHASGVSLGEGRGSEVDVSDLGSRNYSARTDFYCLVSEDDV
- the SIGIRR gene encoding single Ig IL-1-related receptor isoform X1, which gives rise to MFPSQMEGAGMLSTSAHTCCSSPSSGGGVRGVVPGCAPGVGIAAVGKRCTQQNVGAGLMSWVGGQPDAPPLGQGGSAQLCLWPLLPASSLRTEQRHQGQAEHPRLSCYWGKTCQVPSPVPCGTCAWTWCGHQATQATNHLVFFPGSQTICGWWDPSIPGMANHWVLSLVKDNLSEVLVSSVLGVNLTRAEDYGVFTCSIRNVSSSSVTLWRAGPAGHVAAVLASLLVLLALLLAALLYVKCRLNVLLWYQDAYGEVEMNDGKLYDAYVSYSDSPEDRKFVNFILKPQLERRRGYKLCLDDRDLLPRAEPSADLLVNLSRCRRLIVVLSDAFLGRAWCSHSFREGLCRLLELTRRPIFITFEGQRRDPVHPALRLLRQHRHLVTLLLWRPGSVAPSSDFWKELQLALPRKVQYRAMEGDPQTRLQDDKDPMLVVQGHVREGRTLNLELDPDPEGDLGVRGPIFGEPLAPPHASGVSLGEGRGSEVDVSDLGSRNYSARTDFYCLVSEDDV
- the SIGIRR gene encoding single Ig IL-1-related receptor isoform X2: MCGHGICDRAPDFLSPTGNQALGPTLGSVVALNCTAWVVSGPHCPLPSVQWLKDRLPLGDGSHYDLHEDSWVKDNLSEVLVSSVLGVNLTRAEDYGVFTCSIRNVSSSSVTLWRAGPAGHVAAVLASLLVLLALLLAALLYVKCRLNVLLWYQDAYGEVEMNDGKLYDAYVSYSDSPEDRKFVNFILKPQLERRRGYKLCLDDRDLLPRAEPSADLLVNLSRCRRLIVVLSDAFLGRAWCSHSFREGLCRLLELTRRPIFITFEGQRRDPVHPALRLLRQHRHLVTLLLWRPGSVAPSSDFWKELQLALPRKVQYRAMEGDPQTRLQDDKDPMLVVQGHVREGRTLNLELDPDPEGDLGVRGPIFGEPLAPPHASGVSLGEGRGSEVDVSDLGSRNYSARTDFYCLVSEDDV
- the SIGIRR gene encoding single Ig IL-1-related receptor isoform X5, which translates into the protein MAGICDRAPDFLSPTGNQALGPTLGSVVALNCTAWVVSGPHCPLPSVQWLKDRLPLGDGSHYDLHEDSWVKDNLSEVLVSSVLGVNLTRAEDYGVFTCSIRNVSSSSVTLWRAGPAGHVAAVLASLLVLLALLLAALLYVKCRLNVLLWYQDAYGEVEMNDGKLYDAYVSYSDSPEDRKFVNFILKPQLERRRGYKLCLDDRDLLPRAEPSADLLVNLSRCRRLIVVLSDAFLGRAWCSHSFREGLCRLLELTRRPIFITFEGQRRDPVHPALRLLRQHRHLVTLLLWRPGSVAPSSDFWKELQLALPRKVQYRAMEGDPQTRLQDDKDPMLVVQGHVREGRTLNLELDPDPEGDLGMLTWPHP
- the SIGIRR gene encoding single Ig IL-1-related receptor isoform X4, which gives rise to MCGHGICDRAPDFLSPTGNQALGPTLGSVVALNCTAWVVSGPHCPLPSVQWLKDRLPLGDGSHYDLHEDSWVKDNLSEVLVSSVLGVNLTRAEDYGVFTCSIRNVSSSSVTLWRAGPAGHVAAVLASLLVLLALLLAALLYVKCRLNVLLWYQDAYGEVEMNDGKLYDAYVSYSDSPEDRKFVNFILKPQLERRRGYKLCLDDRDLLPRAEPSADLLVNLSRCRRLIVVLSDAFLGRAWCSHSFREGLCRLLELTRRPIFITFEGQRRDPVHPALRLLRQHRHLVTLLLWRPGSVAPSSDFWKELQLALPRKVQYRAMEGDPQTRLQDDKDPMLVVQGHVREGVRGPIFGEPLAPPHASGVSLGEGRGSEVDVSDLGSRNYSARTDFYCLVSEDDV
- the SIGIRR gene encoding single Ig IL-1-related receptor isoform X3, producing MAGICDRAPDFLSPTGNQALGPTLGSVVALNCTAWVVSGPHCPLPSVQWLKDRLPLGDGSHYDLHEDSWVKDNLSEVLVSSVLGVNLTRAEDYGVFTCSIRNVSSSSVTLWRAGPAGHVAAVLASLLVLLALLLAALLYVKCRLNVLLWYQDAYGEVEMNDGKLYDAYVSYSDSPEDRKFVNFILKPQLERRRGYKLCLDDRDLLPRAEPSADLLVNLSRCRRLIVVLSDAFLGRAWCSHSFREGLCRLLELTRRPIFITFEGQRRDPVHPALRLLRQHRHLVTLLLWRPGSVAPSSDFWKELQLALPRKVQYRAMEGDPQTRLQDDKDPMLVVQGHVREGRTLNLELDPDPEGDLGVRGPIFGEPLAPPHASGVSLGEGRGSEVDVSDLGSRNYSARTDFYCLVSEDDV